In a genomic window of Piliocolobus tephrosceles isolate RC106 chromosome 1, ASM277652v3, whole genome shotgun sequence:
- the TTF2 gene encoding transcription termination factor 2 isoform X2, with product MEKDLSSGLVPKKKQSIVQEKKQEERAEIQCEAEETGGTHKRDFSEVKSQQCQHNELTRPSASSQEKSSGKSQDVQRESEPLREKDTQLLPQNVHSHSSISKPQKGGPLNKGYKNWEAKETKAKDGPSTQATQKSLPRGHFQEQPETHGVPAPGGPVAQAAPAAPGLSLGEGREAATSSDDEEEDDVVFVSSKPGSPLLFDSTLDLQTKENLQFPDRSVQRKVSPASGVSKKVEPSDPAAQRVYLTTQLKQKKSTLASVNIQALPDKGQKLIKQIQELEEALSGLALSPEQGTNEKSNSQVPQQSHFTKTTTGPPHLVPPQPLPGCGTQPVGSLELKSACQVTAGGSSQCYQGNTYLYARHTNQEHVHAVWKITSEAIDQLHRSLESCPGETAVAEDPAGLKVPLLLHQKQALAWLLWRESQKPRGGILADDMGLGKTLTMIALILTQKNQEKKKEKEKSTALTWLSKDDSPDLTSHGTLIICPASLIHHWKNEVEKRVNSNKLKVYLYHGPNRDSRARVLSTYDIVITTYSLVAKEIPTNKQEAEIPGANLSVEGTSTPLLQIAWARIILDEAHNVKNPRVQTSIAVCKLQACARWAVTGTPIQNNLLDMYSLLKFLRCSPFDEFNLWRSQVDNGSKKGGERLSILTKSLLLRRTKDQLDSTGRPLVILPQRKFQLHHLKLSEDEETVYNVFFARSRSALQSYLKRHESRGNQSGRSPNNPFNRVALEFGSEEPRHPEAADSPRSSTVHILSQLLRLRQCCCHLSLLKSALDPMELKGEGLVLSLEEQLSALTLSELRDSEPSSTVSLNGTFFKMELFEDMRESTKISSLLAELEAIQRNSASQKSVIVSQWTNMLKVVALHLKKHGLTYATIDGSVNPKQRMDLVEAFNHSRGPQVMLISLLAGGVGLNLTGGNHLFLLDMHWNPSLEDQACDRIYRVGQQKDVVIHRFVCEGTVEEKILQLQEKKKDLAKQVLSGSGESVTKLTLADLRVLFGI from the exons ATGGAGAAAGATCTCTCATCTGGCCTGGTACCAAAGAAGAAACAATCTATAGTTCAAGAGAAGAAGCAAGAAGAGAGAGCAGAGATTCAGTGTGAGGCAGAGGAGACTGGAGGCACACACAAaagagacttttctgaagttaaATCTCAACAGTGCCAACATAATGAGCTTACAAGACCATCTGCATCTTCTCAGGAGAAATCAAGTGGTAAGAGTCAAGATGTCCAAAGAGAATCAGAACCTCTGAGAGAAAAGGATACCCAGCTTTTGCCTCAAAATGTTCACAGTCACAGCTCAATAAGCAAGCCCCAGAAAGGGGGACCCCTCAACAAGGGGTACAAGAACTGGGAGGCTAAAGAAACAAAGGCAAAGGATGGCCCTAGCACACAGGCCACCCAGAAAAGCCTGCCTCGGGGGCATTTCCAAGAGCAGCCGGAGACCCACGGTGTGCCTGCTCCTGGAGGACCAGTGGCTCAGGCTGCACCAGCAGCACCAGGGCTTTCCCTGGGTGAGGGCCGTGAAGCTGCCACAAGCAGTGACGATGAGGAGGAAGATgatgttgtttttgtttcctctAAGCCTGGGAGCCCCCTACTCTTTGACTCGACTCTGGACTTACAGACGAAGGAGAACCTCCAGTTCCCTGATCGAAGTGTGCAAAGAAAGGTATCTCCGGCCTCAGGTGTTTCCAAGAAGGTAGAGCCCTCAGACCCAGCAGCCCAGCGTGTCTACCTTACAACACAACTGAAACAAAAGAAG AGCACACTGGCATCAGTGAACATCCAGGCTCTTCCAGACAAGGGTCAGAAGTTGATcaaacaaatccaggagctggaggaAGCGCTCAGTGGTCTTGCCCTTTCCCCAGAGCAAG GAACTAATGAGAAGAGTAACAGTCAAGTGCCACAGCAGAGTCACTTCACCAAAACTACCACTGGCCCTCCCCACCTGGTGCCTCCCCAACCCCTTCCTGGTTGTGGTACCCAACCCGTGGGTTCTCTAGAACTAAAGTCTGCCTGCCAGGTGACTGCTGGAGGATCTAGTCAGTGTTATCAAG GTAACACCTATTTGTATGCACGCCATACAAACCAAGAGCACGTTCACGCAGTGTGGAAAATCACAAGTGAAGCCATCGATCAGCTGCATCGCTCACTTGAGTCATGTCCTGGTGAGACGGCTGTTGCAGAAGATCCCGCTGGGCTGAAG GTCCCTTTGTTACTACACCAGAAGCAGGCATTGGCTTGGTTACTGTGGCGGGAAAGTCAGAAGCCACGAGGAGGGATTCTGG cGGATGATATGGGCTTAGGAAAAACCCTGACAATGATTGCACTCATCCTGACCCAGaagaatcaagagaaaaagaaagaaaaggagaaaagcacAGCTTTGACGTGGCTCTCCAAAGATG ACTCTCCTGACTTGACTTCCCATGGAACACTAATCATCTGTCCTGCCTCCCTGATCCATCATTGGAAAAATGAGGTGGAGAAACGGGTGAACAGCAACAAACTAAAAGTCTATCTCTACCATGGGCCAAACCGGGATTCACGTGCCAGAGT CCTCTCTACATATGACATCGTGATCACTACCTATAGCCTTGTGGCCAAGGAGATTCCCACAAACAAGCAAGAGGCAGAGATCCCAGGGGCAAACCTCAGTGTGGAG GGCACCTCAACACCTTTGCTTCAAATAGCCTGGGCTCGAATCATATTGGATGAAGCTCACAATGTTAAGAATCCCCGAGTGCAGACATCCATAGCTGTGTGTAAGCTACAAGCCTGTGCCCGTTGGGCTGTCACTGGAACCCCCATTCAAAACAACTTATTGGATATGTATTCACTGCTGAA GTTTCTCCGTTGCTCTCCATTTGACGAGTTCAATCTGTGGAGGAGTCAGGTTGACAATGGCTCAAAGAAAGGAGGAGAACGGTTAAGTATTTTAACCAAGAGCCTTTTGCTGAGGAGAACAAAAGACCAGCTGGACTCTACTGGCAGACCTTTG GTGATACTGCCCCAGCGTAAATTTCAGTTGCACCATTTAAAGCTTTCTGAAGATGAAGAGACGGTTTACAATGTGTTTTTTGCAAGATCAAG GTCAGCTCTGCAGTCCTATCTAAAAAGGCATGAAAGTAGAGGCAACCAATCTGGAAGAAGCCCTAATAATCCATTCAATAGAG TGGCACTGGAGTTTGGGTCCGAGGAGCCTAGACACCCTGAGGCAGCAGACTCACCAAGATCCAGCACCGTCCACATACTGTCCCAGTTGCTGAGACTCCGCCAGTGTTGCTGTCATCTTTCTTTACTGAAGTCG GCCCTGGATCCAATGGAACTGAAGGGTGAAGGTCTTGTCCTTTCCCTGGAAGAACAGCTCAGTGCTCTGACCTTGTCAGAACTCCGCGACTCAGAGCCGTCTTCCACTGTTTCCCTTAACGGCACCTTCTTCAAGATGGAACTTTTTGAAGACATGCGAGAGAGCACCAAG ATTTCATCTCTGTTGGCAGAATTGGAGGCAATTCAAAGAAATTCAGCGTCCCAAAAGAG tgtAATTGTCTCTCAGTGGACCAACATGCTGAAAGTTGTAGCATTGCACCTGAAGAAGCACGGACTGACTTATGCCACCATTGATGGCTCTGTCAACCCCAAGCAGAGAATGGACTTGGTAGAGGCATTTAACCACTCCAGAGGCCCTCAG GTAATGCTAATCTCTCTCTTGGCCGGAGGTGTTGGTCTAAACCTGACTGGAGGAAACCATCTCTTTCTTTTGGACATGCACTG GAATCCGTCACTTGAGGATCAAGCTTGTGACCGAATTTACCGAGTAGGGCAGCAGAAAGATGTTGTCATACACAG atttgtTTGTGAGGGAACAGTAGAAGAAAAGATCTTACAgctccaagaaaaaaagaaagatttggcCAAACAAGTTCTATCAGGGTCTGGAGAATCTGTCACCAAGCTCACCTTGGCTGACCTCAGAGTCCTTTTTGGCATCTAA
- the TTF2 gene encoding transcription termination factor 2 isoform X1, with amino-acid sequence MEVVRCPEHGTFCFLKTGVRDGPNKGKSFYVCRADTCSFVRATDIPVSHCLLHEDFVVELQGLLLPQDKKEYRLFFRCIRSKAEGKRWCGSIPWQDPDSKEHSVPSKSEHASETFHHSSNRLRNPFKVLDKNQEPALWKQLIKGEGEEKTADKKQREKGDQLFDQKKEQKPESMEKDLSSGLVPKKKQSIVQEKKQEERAEIQCEAEETGGTHKRDFSEVKSQQCQHNELTRPSASSQEKSSGKSQDVQRESEPLREKDTQLLPQNVHSHSSISKPQKGGPLNKGYKNWEAKETKAKDGPSTQATQKSLPRGHFQEQPETHGVPAPGGPVAQAAPAAPGLSLGEGREAATSSDDEEEDDVVFVSSKPGSPLLFDSTLDLQTKENLQFPDRSVQRKVSPASGVSKKVEPSDPAAQRVYLTTQLKQKKSTLASVNIQALPDKGQKLIKQIQELEEALSGLALSPEQGTNEKSNSQVPQQSHFTKTTTGPPHLVPPQPLPGCGTQPVGSLELKSACQVTAGGSSQCYQGNTYLYARHTNQEHVHAVWKITSEAIDQLHRSLESCPGETAVAEDPAGLKVPLLLHQKQALAWLLWRESQKPRGGILADDMGLGKTLTMIALILTQKNQEKKKEKEKSTALTWLSKDDSPDLTSHGTLIICPASLIHHWKNEVEKRVNSNKLKVYLYHGPNRDSRARVLSTYDIVITTYSLVAKEIPTNKQEAEIPGANLSVEGTSTPLLQIAWARIILDEAHNVKNPRVQTSIAVCKLQACARWAVTGTPIQNNLLDMYSLLKFLRCSPFDEFNLWRSQVDNGSKKGGERLSILTKSLLLRRTKDQLDSTGRPLVILPQRKFQLHHLKLSEDEETVYNVFFARSRSALQSYLKRHESRGNQSGRSPNNPFNRVALEFGSEEPRHPEAADSPRSSTVHILSQLLRLRQCCCHLSLLKSALDPMELKGEGLVLSLEEQLSALTLSELRDSEPSSTVSLNGTFFKMELFEDMRESTKISSLLAELEAIQRNSASQKSVIVSQWTNMLKVVALHLKKHGLTYATIDGSVNPKQRMDLVEAFNHSRGPQVMLISLLAGGVGLNLTGGNHLFLLDMHWNPSLEDQACDRIYRVGQQKDVVIHRFVCEGTVEEKILQLQEKKKDLAKQVLSGSGESVTKLTLADLRVLFGI; translated from the exons ATTGTTCTTCCGATGCATTAGAAGTAAGGCAGAGGGGAAACGCTGGTGTGGAAGTATTCCATGGCAG GATCCTGATTCCAAAGAACATTCTGTCCCCAGTAAGTCTGAGCATGCATCTGAGACATTTCATCATTCTTCCAACCGGCTGAGAAATCCATTCAAGGTACTTGACAAAAATCAAGAACCAGCTCTCTGGAAACAACTCATCAAAGGTGAAGGTGAGGAAAAGACAGCTGAtaagaagcaaagagaaaagggagATCAGCTTTTCGATCAAAAGAAGGAACAGAAGCCTGAATCGATGGAGAAAGATCTCTCATCTGGCCTGGTACCAAAGAAGAAACAATCTATAGTTCAAGAGAAGAAGCAAGAAGAGAGAGCAGAGATTCAGTGTGAGGCAGAGGAGACTGGAGGCACACACAAaagagacttttctgaagttaaATCTCAACAGTGCCAACATAATGAGCTTACAAGACCATCTGCATCTTCTCAGGAGAAATCAAGTGGTAAGAGTCAAGATGTCCAAAGAGAATCAGAACCTCTGAGAGAAAAGGATACCCAGCTTTTGCCTCAAAATGTTCACAGTCACAGCTCAATAAGCAAGCCCCAGAAAGGGGGACCCCTCAACAAGGGGTACAAGAACTGGGAGGCTAAAGAAACAAAGGCAAAGGATGGCCCTAGCACACAGGCCACCCAGAAAAGCCTGCCTCGGGGGCATTTCCAAGAGCAGCCGGAGACCCACGGTGTGCCTGCTCCTGGAGGACCAGTGGCTCAGGCTGCACCAGCAGCACCAGGGCTTTCCCTGGGTGAGGGCCGTGAAGCTGCCACAAGCAGTGACGATGAGGAGGAAGATgatgttgtttttgtttcctctAAGCCTGGGAGCCCCCTACTCTTTGACTCGACTCTGGACTTACAGACGAAGGAGAACCTCCAGTTCCCTGATCGAAGTGTGCAAAGAAAGGTATCTCCGGCCTCAGGTGTTTCCAAGAAGGTAGAGCCCTCAGACCCAGCAGCCCAGCGTGTCTACCTTACAACACAACTGAAACAAAAGAAG AGCACACTGGCATCAGTGAACATCCAGGCTCTTCCAGACAAGGGTCAGAAGTTGATcaaacaaatccaggagctggaggaAGCGCTCAGTGGTCTTGCCCTTTCCCCAGAGCAAG GAACTAATGAGAAGAGTAACAGTCAAGTGCCACAGCAGAGTCACTTCACCAAAACTACCACTGGCCCTCCCCACCTGGTGCCTCCCCAACCCCTTCCTGGTTGTGGTACCCAACCCGTGGGTTCTCTAGAACTAAAGTCTGCCTGCCAGGTGACTGCTGGAGGATCTAGTCAGTGTTATCAAG GTAACACCTATTTGTATGCACGCCATACAAACCAAGAGCACGTTCACGCAGTGTGGAAAATCACAAGTGAAGCCATCGATCAGCTGCATCGCTCACTTGAGTCATGTCCTGGTGAGACGGCTGTTGCAGAAGATCCCGCTGGGCTGAAG GTCCCTTTGTTACTACACCAGAAGCAGGCATTGGCTTGGTTACTGTGGCGGGAAAGTCAGAAGCCACGAGGAGGGATTCTGG cGGATGATATGGGCTTAGGAAAAACCCTGACAATGATTGCACTCATCCTGACCCAGaagaatcaagagaaaaagaaagaaaaggagaaaagcacAGCTTTGACGTGGCTCTCCAAAGATG ACTCTCCTGACTTGACTTCCCATGGAACACTAATCATCTGTCCTGCCTCCCTGATCCATCATTGGAAAAATGAGGTGGAGAAACGGGTGAACAGCAACAAACTAAAAGTCTATCTCTACCATGGGCCAAACCGGGATTCACGTGCCAGAGT CCTCTCTACATATGACATCGTGATCACTACCTATAGCCTTGTGGCCAAGGAGATTCCCACAAACAAGCAAGAGGCAGAGATCCCAGGGGCAAACCTCAGTGTGGAG GGCACCTCAACACCTTTGCTTCAAATAGCCTGGGCTCGAATCATATTGGATGAAGCTCACAATGTTAAGAATCCCCGAGTGCAGACATCCATAGCTGTGTGTAAGCTACAAGCCTGTGCCCGTTGGGCTGTCACTGGAACCCCCATTCAAAACAACTTATTGGATATGTATTCACTGCTGAA GTTTCTCCGTTGCTCTCCATTTGACGAGTTCAATCTGTGGAGGAGTCAGGTTGACAATGGCTCAAAGAAAGGAGGAGAACGGTTAAGTATTTTAACCAAGAGCCTTTTGCTGAGGAGAACAAAAGACCAGCTGGACTCTACTGGCAGACCTTTG GTGATACTGCCCCAGCGTAAATTTCAGTTGCACCATTTAAAGCTTTCTGAAGATGAAGAGACGGTTTACAATGTGTTTTTTGCAAGATCAAG GTCAGCTCTGCAGTCCTATCTAAAAAGGCATGAAAGTAGAGGCAACCAATCTGGAAGAAGCCCTAATAATCCATTCAATAGAG TGGCACTGGAGTTTGGGTCCGAGGAGCCTAGACACCCTGAGGCAGCAGACTCACCAAGATCCAGCACCGTCCACATACTGTCCCAGTTGCTGAGACTCCGCCAGTGTTGCTGTCATCTTTCTTTACTGAAGTCG GCCCTGGATCCAATGGAACTGAAGGGTGAAGGTCTTGTCCTTTCCCTGGAAGAACAGCTCAGTGCTCTGACCTTGTCAGAACTCCGCGACTCAGAGCCGTCTTCCACTGTTTCCCTTAACGGCACCTTCTTCAAGATGGAACTTTTTGAAGACATGCGAGAGAGCACCAAG ATTTCATCTCTGTTGGCAGAATTGGAGGCAATTCAAAGAAATTCAGCGTCCCAAAAGAG tgtAATTGTCTCTCAGTGGACCAACATGCTGAAAGTTGTAGCATTGCACCTGAAGAAGCACGGACTGACTTATGCCACCATTGATGGCTCTGTCAACCCCAAGCAGAGAATGGACTTGGTAGAGGCATTTAACCACTCCAGAGGCCCTCAG GTAATGCTAATCTCTCTCTTGGCCGGAGGTGTTGGTCTAAACCTGACTGGAGGAAACCATCTCTTTCTTTTGGACATGCACTG GAATCCGTCACTTGAGGATCAAGCTTGTGACCGAATTTACCGAGTAGGGCAGCAGAAAGATGTTGTCATACACAG atttgtTTGTGAGGGAACAGTAGAAGAAAAGATCTTACAgctccaagaaaaaaagaaagatttggcCAAACAAGTTCTATCAGGGTCTGGAGAATCTGTCACCAAGCTCACCTTGGCTGACCTCAGAGTCCTTTTTGGCATCTAA